A window of Candidatus Angelobacter sp. genomic DNA:
GACCGTGTGCGACGAACGCGCCGTTTTCGATCTTCCAGGTGTCGGGGTGCTCTGTCGCCGCCTTCCAGCCGTTGAAGGTTTTTCCGTCGAAGAGCGGCTTGAATCCCGCCTCCGATTCGGCGGCGTTCAGTCGTGCGACGATGCTGACCAGGGCAAGCGTGCTGAAGAATGTGGATTTCATGCGCCGAATCCTAATGGGCCGCATCGTGGACAACAATCGCAATCTTGCCGGTCCGGCCGCCGCTCCACGCGCCGGGACGGCCGGGATTCTCGTTGCGAACATCCGGTTTTCAAGCCACTCTTCCGCGGTCAGCCCGCGTCCCATGCGCAAATGGATTTTGAGAATTCACCTTTATGGCGGATTGCTGTGCGCACCTTACCTGATGATCTTCGGCTTCAGCTCGCTCCACTTCAACCATCACTTCGCCTTCGTCGCGCCGGCGCCGAACTCAACCGAATGGCAGGCGCCGCTCACGCCGACGCCGGGCACGAACAACGATGCGTTCGCGCAGTCGGTCCGCGATTCGCTCGGGCTGGCCGGCTGGACGATTCCATGGAAAATGTCGCGCGACGCGGCGGGTGATTTGCAATTTGACCTCGAACGGCCCGGCAAGTCCTACACCGTCCACACGGTGGCCAACGAACACAAGGTGCGCGTCGAAGAACGCCGCAAAGGGTTCTGGCAGGTCGTCAACTCCCTGCATGCGCTTGGCAGCGTTCCGAATGCGCCGTTCACCTCGTGGTGGGCCATCTACACGGAGATTTGCACGGGATTCGTGGCATTCGCG
This region includes:
- a CDS encoding PepSY domain-containing protein, which gives rise to MRRILMGRIVDNNRNLAGPAAAPRAGTAGILVANIRFSSHSSAVSPRPMRKWILRIHLYGGLLCAPYLMIFGFSSLHFNHHFAFVAPAPNSTEWQAPLTPTPGTNNDAFAQSVRDSLGLAGWTIPWKMSRDAAGDLQFDLERPGKSYTVHTVANEHKVRVEERRKGFWQVVNSLHALGSVPNAPFTSWWAIYTEICTGFVAFAAVSGVYLWMNSQRERRIGLVAFLGALIASVGFMVFVILRG
- a CDS encoding DUF1080 domain-containing protein; the protein is MKSTFFSTLALVSIVARLNAAESEAGFKPLFDGKTFNGWKAATEHPDTWKIENGAFVAHG